The stretch of DNA CCGCCGACGTCGCTCTACAACGTCCTGAGTGAGCGCTTCGGGCTCGTGATGGAGTGGGGCGAGGACATGATAGAGGCCACCGCGGCGTCGCCGTCCACCGCCAGGCTGCTCAACGTTGAAGTAGGTTCCCCGCTGTTGAAAATCCAGCGCCATGCTTTTGTGGCCCGGGCCATGGTGGACTACTCCGTGTCTTACTACCGGGCTGACCGCTACAAGCTCTGGGTGCCGCTGCAACGCCCCGGTGTCCGGCCGACGCGCAATTACGCGTCGGGCTACCGCCAGTAAGGACAGAAGCGGTACAAGAAAGGCCCGGTCCAAGCGGACCGGGCCTTTCTGGTGTTGCGATGGTGCTAGTGGCTGAGGGTCTTCTGCGACTCGGTCGCTTCGATTGCCTCATGGACGCCGTGGTGGCCGTGGGCCGCCTCGAGCTCGGCGGGGGAGGCCGGAGCAACCCGGTCCTCGAAGAACCACCGGGAGAGCGCCGCGCGGCGCTTCTCCTTGCCGTCGACCACGCCGTTGGCGTTGGGCTGCGCGGGGAGCGGGGTGGGCGACTCGAACCCGACCAGCTTGTACCGCTTGTATTCGTCCAGCGGGGCGTGAACCTCAATGAACTCACCGTGCGGCAGCCGGACAATACGTCCCGTCTCGCGGCCGTGAAGGGCGATCTCACGGTCCTTCCGCTGCAGTGCCAGGGCGACGCGCTTGGTCACAACGAAGGCGATGACCGGTCCTAGGAAGAACAGCGCACGCAGCCAGTAGGTGACATCGTTCAGCGCCACGTTGAAGTGCGTCGCAATGAGGTCGGAGCTGGCAGCGGCCCAAAGGACGGAGTAGAACACGAAGCCTGCCACGCCGATAGCCGTACGGGTCGGCGCGTTGCGGGGCCGGTCCAGCACGTGGTGCTCGCGGTCGTCCTTGGTGATCCAGCGTTCGATCCACGGGTAGGTGAAAAGAACCGTGAACACGATTCCCGCCGGAACCAGGGCCGGCAGGAGCACGTTGAAGGTGAATACGTGGCCGAACCAGACCTGCTCTACGTGCCAGTTGCCGAGAGTGCCCGGCATCAGGCGCAGCGCACCGTCCACCCAGCCGATGTACCAGTCAGGCTGTGTGCCTGCGGAGACCGGGGAGGGGTCGTAGGGGCCGTAGTTCCAGATCGGGTTGATGGTGAAGAACGCCGCCATGATGGCAATGACACCGAACACGATGAAGAAGAAGCCGCCGGCCTTGGCCGCGTAGACCGGGCCCAGGGGGTAGCCGACGACGTTGCCGTCGTTGCGTCCGGGGCCGGGGTATTGGGTGTGCTTGTGGACGACCACCATGAAGAGGTGGATCACGATCATCAGGAGGATCAGGGCCGGAACCAGCAGGATGTGCAGCGTGTACAAGCGGCCGATGATCATCGAGCCGGGGAACTCCCCGCCGAAGAGGAAGAACGAAATGTACGTGCCCACCACGGGAATCGACTTGATGACGCCGTCGATGATGCGCAGGCCGTTGCCGGAGAGAAGGTCATCGGGAAGCGAGTAACCGGTGAAGCCGGCAGCCAGCGAGAGGAT from Arthrobacter sp. B3I9 encodes:
- a CDS encoding ubiquinol-cytochrome c reductase cytochrome b subunit, encoding MSATTTANTTTFVPTTKAGRITDFVDQRVGGSAMLREFGRKVFPDHWSFMFGEVALYTFVILLLSGTFLTFFFDPSMAETHYAGSYVPLKNVEMSVAYSSSLNISFDIRGGLFMRQVHHWSALLFCASVAVHMLRVFFTGAFRKPREMNWVVGGVLLILSLAAGFTGYSLPDDLLSGNGLRIIDGVIKSIPVVGTYISFFLFGGEFPGSMIIGRLYTLHILLVPALILLMIVIHLFMVVVHKHTQYPGPGRNDGNVVGYPLGPVYAAKAGGFFFIVFGVIAIMAAFFTINPIWNYGPYDPSPVSAGTQPDWYIGWVDGALRLMPGTLGNWHVEQVWFGHVFTFNVLLPALVPAGIVFTVLFTYPWIERWITKDDREHHVLDRPRNAPTRTAIGVAGFVFYSVLWAAASSDLIATHFNVALNDVTYWLRALFFLGPVIAFVVTKRVALALQRKDREIALHGRETGRIVRLPHGEFIEVHAPLDEYKRYKLVGFESPTPLPAQPNANGVVDGKEKRRAALSRWFFEDRVAPASPAELEAAHGHHGVHEAIEATESQKTLSH